The proteins below come from a single Salinilacihabitans rarus genomic window:
- a CDS encoding DUF389 domain-containing protein: MRVLNVVVPADRRDAAREALEEHEFTVTALEVAGREGVLLQTPVPSNAVGDALDALEAAGVATDEYTVVASGEAAMTATSETIERRYVGEYKPLTGVELRAKARDLSRDRGSYAALMILSALIATAGLLVDSPAIVVGSMVIAPIIGPALTASVGAVTGDREMIADSLWMQLYGLGLAVAAGAVLAAGFRFGGFVPAPLSLPSLDLFGVRLAPNALSLVVGAAAGTAAGIGLTTKGPTSIIGVMIAAALIPSAGAAGIAVAFLEPELAIGTTVLLVVTMVVINVSVLTVLVVLGYHERERPSPGGKFEWSRATVAALGLVVAAVTLAVVGATVQQTMVDREIQRAADEALEESGHENLTAVSVRVEYADMSPFTGPREATVVVAQDGAAAPDELAADVAERVERRTGEAVTVRVETVEYESASAG, from the coding sequence GTGCGCGTCCTCAACGTCGTCGTTCCCGCGGATCGCCGCGACGCCGCCCGCGAGGCCCTCGAAGAGCACGAGTTCACCGTCACCGCCCTCGAAGTCGCCGGTCGGGAGGGGGTCCTCCTGCAGACGCCGGTGCCGAGCAACGCCGTCGGCGACGCGCTCGACGCGCTCGAAGCGGCGGGGGTCGCGACCGACGAGTACACGGTCGTCGCGAGCGGCGAGGCGGCGATGACCGCTACCTCGGAGACGATCGAACGGCGCTACGTCGGCGAGTACAAGCCGCTGACGGGCGTCGAACTGCGAGCGAAGGCGCGCGACCTGAGCCGCGATCGGGGCTCGTACGCGGCGCTGATGATCCTGAGCGCGCTCATCGCCACCGCGGGGTTGCTGGTCGACTCGCCGGCGATCGTCGTCGGCTCGATGGTGATCGCGCCGATCATCGGCCCCGCGCTGACAGCGAGCGTCGGCGCCGTCACGGGCGACCGCGAGATGATCGCCGACAGCCTCTGGATGCAACTGTACGGCCTCGGGCTGGCGGTCGCCGCCGGGGCGGTCCTCGCGGCGGGGTTCCGGTTCGGCGGCTTCGTCCCCGCGCCGCTTTCGCTGCCGTCGCTCGACCTCTTCGGCGTCCGCCTCGCGCCCAACGCGCTCTCGCTGGTCGTCGGCGCCGCCGCCGGCACCGCCGCCGGCATCGGCCTGACGACGAAAGGCCCCACCTCGATCATCGGCGTCATGATCGCCGCCGCGCTCATCCCGTCGGCCGGCGCGGCCGGCATCGCCGTCGCCTTCCTCGAACCGGAACTCGCGATCGGCACCACCGTCTTGCTGGTCGTCACGATGGTCGTCATCAACGTCTCGGTGCTCACGGTGCTGGTGGTCCTCGGCTACCACGAGCGCGAGCGGCCCTCCCCCGGCGGCAAGTTCGAGTGGTCGCGGGCGACGGTTGCGGCGCTCGGCCTCGTCGTCGCCGCGGTCACGCTCGCGGTCGTCGGCGCGACCGTCCAGCAGACGATGGTCGACCGCGAAATCCAGCGGGCGGCCGACGAAGCCCTCGAAGAGTCGGGCCACGAGAACCTCACCGCGGTCTCCGTCCGCGTCGAGTACGCCGACATGTCGCCGTTTACCGGCCCGCGCGAGGCGACGGTCGTCGTCGCCCAGGACGGGGCGGCCGCGCCGGACGAACTGGCCGCCGACGTCGCCGAACGCGTCGAGCGGCGGACCGGGGAGGCGGTCACCGTCCGGGTCGAGACCGTCGAGTACGAGTCCGCGAGCGCCGGGTGA
- a CDS encoding TIGR00341 family protein, producing MRLVQLTVPAGKRQTILETLDERGIDYVVTDEDSGREYTAVVYFPLPSSAVEPVLDELQEAGVEEDAYTVVLDAETVVSRRFDALREEYETGDVESERISRQELRTEAEELTPTLGIYVTMTVVSAVVATAGLLLDSPAVVVGSMVIAPLIGPALGASVGSVIDEEELFSHSVSYQILGVIVAIASAAVFAWTVQMLNVVPPGLNITEVGEISERLTPDLLSLAIALGAGVAGIVSISTGISVALVGVMIAAALIPPAAAAGIALAWGNPSAAIGATALVFVNLLSVNLAGLVTLWYAGYRPEHLFELGPTQQRVRRRILALVAAGLLFSALLAGITYASYTNASFEQNAREEAQLVLSEERYEEYELLNLEVTLNDDFPIRGPERVIVTIGGPPGAASPELAEELTARIDRHADDGVEIEVRFVDVIQR from the coding sequence ATGCGGCTCGTACAGCTGACGGTGCCCGCCGGCAAACGCCAGACGATCCTCGAGACGCTCGACGAGCGAGGGATCGACTACGTGGTGACCGACGAGGACAGCGGCCGGGAGTACACGGCGGTGGTCTACTTCCCGCTCCCGTCGTCGGCCGTCGAACCCGTCCTCGACGAACTCCAGGAGGCGGGCGTCGAGGAGGACGCCTACACGGTCGTCCTCGACGCCGAGACGGTCGTCTCCCGTCGGTTCGATGCGCTGCGCGAGGAGTACGAGACTGGCGACGTCGAGTCCGAGCGCATCTCGCGACAGGAGCTACGGACGGAGGCCGAGGAACTCACGCCGACGCTGGGGATCTACGTCACGATGACGGTCGTCAGCGCGGTGGTGGCGACCGCGGGGCTGTTGCTCGATTCGCCCGCGGTGGTCGTCGGCTCGATGGTGATCGCGCCGCTGATCGGCCCCGCGCTGGGCGCGAGCGTCGGCTCGGTGATCGACGAGGAGGAACTGTTCTCCCACAGCGTGAGCTACCAGATACTCGGCGTGATCGTCGCGATCGCTTCGGCGGCGGTCTTCGCGTGGACGGTCCAGATGCTCAACGTCGTCCCGCCGGGGCTGAACATCACCGAGGTCGGCGAGATATCCGAGCGGCTCACCCCGGACCTGCTCTCGCTTGCGATCGCGCTCGGGGCGGGCGTCGCGGGCATCGTCAGCATCTCGACGGGCATCTCGGTCGCCCTCGTCGGCGTCATGATCGCCGCGGCGCTCATCCCGCCGGCCGCCGCCGCCGGCATCGCCCTCGCGTGGGGCAATCCCAGCGCCGCCATCGGCGCGACCGCGCTCGTGTTCGTCAACCTCCTCTCGGTCAACCTCGCGGGCCTCGTCACCCTCTGGTACGCCGGCTACCGGCCCGAACACCTGTTCGAACTCGGACCGACCCAGCAGCGCGTCCGGCGGCGCATCCTCGCCCTCGTCGCCGCCGGCCTCCTCTTCTCGGCGCTGCTCGCCGGGATCACCTACGCGTCGTACACGAACGCGAGCTTCGAGCAGAACGCACGCGAGGAGGCACAACTCGTCCTCTCCGAAGAGCGATACGAGGAGTACGAGTTGCTGAACCTCGAGGTCACCCTGAACGACGACTTCCCGATCCGCGGCCCCGAGCGCGTGATCGTCACCATCGGCGGGCCGCCCGGCGCGGCGTCGCCCGAACTGGCCGAGGAACTGACCGCGCGGATCGACCGCCACGCCGACGACGGCGTCGAGATCGAGGTGCGGTTCGTCGACGTGATCCAGCGCTGA
- a CDS encoding YIP1 family protein, producing MAPRTPLFRPKAYFESRRSTLTPALGVFALYVVGSTVLTYVLADLLFAQVDDASAEFEAALNSVMGTMVVFLVITAIVALLVVAAIMHYLSGDGESGSFGDAIAVAGWAYAPNLLALPVKYADARRYVEGLSFDGSDPAVMATQLETVDESTTAVSTVLTLLVVAWSVFILAKGAAGTHDTDVDDTIGPALLIGVGVLVMEFQFLF from the coding sequence ATGGCCCCGCGAACGCCGCTCTTCCGCCCGAAAGCGTACTTCGAGAGCCGGAGATCGACCCTGACGCCCGCGCTGGGCGTGTTCGCTCTCTACGTCGTCGGCTCGACCGTCCTCACCTACGTGCTCGCCGACCTCCTCTTCGCCCAGGTCGACGACGCGTCCGCGGAGTTCGAAGCCGCGTTGAACAGCGTCATGGGGACGATGGTCGTCTTCCTCGTGATCACCGCGATCGTCGCGCTGCTGGTGGTCGCCGCGATCATGCACTACTTGAGCGGCGACGGCGAGAGCGGATCGTTCGGCGACGCGATCGCCGTCGCCGGGTGGGCGTACGCGCCGAACCTCCTCGCGCTCCCCGTCAAGTACGCCGACGCCCGTCGCTACGTCGAGGGGCTGTCGTTCGACGGCTCGGACCCGGCCGTTATGGCGACTCAGCTCGAGACCGTCGACGAGTCGACGACCGCCGTCTCGACGGTGCTGACGCTGCTGGTCGTCGCGTGGAGCGTCTTCATCCTCGCGAAGGGGGCCGCCGGCACACACGACACCGACGTCGACGATACGATCGGGCCAGCACTGCTGATCGGCGTCGGCGTGCTCGTCATGGAGTTCCAGTTCCTGTTCTGA
- the engB gene encoding GTP-binding protein EngB, with translation MFDTRPDREAEVVLVGRSNVGKSTLMRELTGHSFDTGGKPGVTREPNHYDWAPEDFVLTDLPGFGFMSGVDEDRREAIKTGIVRYLEAYADHVLVGVLVVDGKSVVDIIDRHSGPDSIPYDVEMFHFLRDLEIPVVVAVNKMDKVDDRDERLNDLCDRLGLLPPWKQWQDTIAPITATRGRIEPLTEAVRTHLHEQGRDDLFKFF, from the coding sequence ATGTTCGACACCCGTCCGGACCGCGAGGCCGAGGTGGTCCTCGTCGGCCGCTCGAACGTGGGCAAGTCGACGCTCATGCGCGAGTTGACCGGCCACAGCTTCGACACCGGCGGCAAACCGGGCGTCACCCGCGAGCCGAACCACTACGACTGGGCGCCCGAGGACTTCGTGCTCACCGACCTTCCCGGCTTCGGCTTCATGAGCGGCGTCGACGAGGACCGCCGCGAGGCGATCAAGACCGGCATCGTCCGCTACCTCGAGGCGTACGCCGACCACGTCCTCGTCGGCGTCCTCGTCGTCGACGGCAAGAGCGTCGTCGACATCATCGACCGCCACTCCGGCCCCGACTCGATCCCCTACGACGTCGAGATGTTCCACTTCCTCCGGGACCTCGAAATCCCCGTCGTGGTCGCCGTCAACAAGATGGACAAGGTCGACGACCGCGACGAGCGCCTGAACGACCTCTGTGACCGCCTCGGACTCCTGCCGCCGTGGAAGCAGTGGCAGGACACCATCGCGCCGATCACCGCCACACGCGGGCGGATCGAACCGCTGACCGAGGCCGTCCGGACCCACCTCCACGAGCAGGGCCGGGACGACCTGTTCAAGTTCTTCTAG